ACGGTGGCGCAGCCGGCCGCCAGGGCGAACGCCGCAGCCACGACGGGCAAGGACGCAAACGGCTTCATGACGGGCCTCCTTGTCTTTCCCCACGGGCGGGGTCCGGTGTCGCGGCCTTCGGGGGGGACTCCCCTCCCAAGAGGCACGCGGCATCGCCGGCCGCCTCCTCCTCGCTGCCCAGCATCTGGGCCTCGTAGATGTACTCCGTGAGCCGTCGGCCCACCTCGGACGGGTCCATGTCGAGCCGGGCCATCCCGGTCTCCCGGGCGGCCCGGGCCACGGCCTCGGCCACCCGGGGGGGCACCGAGAAGTCCATGGCGTCGGGGATGATGTGGTCCGGAGCCAGCCGGTCCGGGGCCACGGCCTCGGCGATGGCGTGGGCCGCGGCGATCTTCATGGCCTCGTCGATCTGGCGGGCCCTGACGTCCAGGGCCCCCCGGAAGATGCCGGGAAACGCCAGGCAGTTGTTCACCTGGTTGGGAAAGTCGCTGCGGCCGGTGGCCACCACCGCTGCCCCGGCCTGCCGGGCCTCGGGGGGCAGGATCTCGGGCACGGGGTTGGCCAGGGCGAACACCACGGGGTCGTCGGCCATGGTGCGGATCATCTCGGGGGTGAGGGCCCCGGCCACCGACAGCCCGATGAACACGTCGGCCCCCCGGATCGCGGTGCCCAAGGGGCCCTTGATCCGGTCGAGGTTGGTCCGCTCGGCCACGGTGGCCTTGTAGGGATTCATCCCTTTCTTGCGGCCCCGGTACAGGGCGCCGGTGCGGTCGCACACCACGATGTTCTCCGCCCCCGCGTCCAGCAGGAGCCGGGTCACGGCCAGGGCGGCGGCGCCCGCGCCGTTCACCACGATGCGGGCCGAACCGAGGCTGCGGCCGGTCAGCCCCAGGGCGTTCAGCAGCCCGGCCAGCACGACCACGGCCGTGCCGTGCTGGTCGTCGTGGAACACCGGAATGTCCAGCCGCTCCCGGAGCTTTGCCTCCACCTCGAAGCACCGGGGGGCGGAGATGTCCTCCAGGTTGACCCCCCCGAACGCCGGGGCCAGGGCCTCCACGGCCCGGACGATCTCGTCCACCTCCTGGGTGGCCAGGCACAGGGGGAACGCTTCGACTCCCCCGAAGGTCTTGAACAGGATGGCCTTCCCCTCCATGACCGGCAGCGCGGCCCACGGGCCGATGTTTCCGAACCCGAGCACGGCCGAGCCGTCGGACACCACGGCCACCAGGTTCCCCTTGGCGGTGTAGTCGTACACCCGGCCGGGTTCGGCCATGATCTCCCGGGCGGGCTCCACGGCTGCCTTGGGGGAGTACAGGCCCACGAAGATGTGCTCGTCGCGGATGGGGATCTTGGGGGTGATCTCCACACAGCCGTGGTACTTGCGGTGGAGGTCCAAAGACTCCTCCTCCACCCCGACGCCCCGACGCACGCGGGCGTGGGGACCCATCTCGTACCAGGCCCGATCCCCCTCGTAGAGGAAGACCCGGAGCCGCTCCGCCACGGCGCCGGGATCGGGCGCGGTGCCGGCCATGCCGGAGTCCACGGCGGCCCGGGCCACGGCCTCGGCGATGGCGGGGCCCACGAGCAGGTCCAGGGGGTCGGGTAGGATGTGGTGGGACGACAGGCTGTCGTCGTGGACCAGGCTGGCCACCGCGTCCACGGCCGCGTTGAGCATGGCCGTGTTGATGTCGGCGCACCGCACGTCCAGGCACCCGCGCAGGAACCCGGGGGTGACGGTGGACGACCGGATCTGCACCGGGAACACGCTGGTGCCCGAGGCGTACACGGCCGCGCCGGCCCCCTCGGCCTCGTCCGGGCCGATCTCGGGCTCGGGCAGGGCCAGCGCGAACACCACCGGCCGGTCCGCCATGGTCCGGACCATGTCGCCGGTGAGCACCCCGGGTGCCGACAGCCCGATGAACACGTCGGCGCCCCGGATGACCTCCTCCAGCGGGCCCCGCAGGCCCTCGGGGTTCGTGCGCCGGGCCAGCAGCATCTTGGCCCAGTTCATGTGCTCGAGGCGGCTCGGGTACAGGGCCCCGCGGGTGTCGCACAGCACGATGTTTCTCGCCCCCAGCCGCAGGAGCCGCCGGGTGGTGCCGGTGCCCGAGGCCCCGGCTCCGGCGATCACGATCTTCACCTCGTCCAGCCGCTTACCCACCACCCGCAGGGCGTTCTTCAGCGCCGCCGCCACCACGATGCCGGTGGCGTGCTGGTCGGAGTCGAACACCGGGATCGGCAGGGCCCGCCGAAGCCGGTACTCCACGGAAAAGCAGTCCGGAGCCCGGATGTCGTCCAGCACCACCCCTCCGAAGGTTGGGGTCAGGAGCCGGACGATCTCGGTCAGGTCGTCGGGGGTGCCGGCCCGCACGGCAAAGGGGAAGGCGTCGATGTTGGCGAAGGTCTTGAACGACACGGCCCGGGCCTCGAGCATGGGCAGGGCCGCCTCGGGGGGCACCCGGCCGATGCCGTAGAGGGCCGAGGCGTCGGTGACGAGGGCGATGCTGTCGGCCCGGCTGGTGAGCTCGAACGACTCATTCTCGTCGGAGGCCACGGCCAGGCAGCAGGCCCCCACGCCGGGGGTGTAGAGGCGCGAGAGCACCGAGGTGTCACGGATCGGCACCTTGGACTGGATCCCGATGAGCCCCTGGTACTTGTGGCGGTAGTACAGGCTGGGCGGTCGGTCGTAGAAACGTTCCATCGGAAGGACTGCTCCTTACGTGAGACGTGGAAAGGCCGAAAAGTCCGCCAGGTCCCTGCGGACCCGGCAACGGCCAAGGGGTTTCTCATGCCAAGTCGCATTCGAAGCCAACGGCCCCCAAATCGCCCCTCTGTGAGCTCATCTTGATCGCAAATTGGTATCAGTATTGACCCGGCGACAAGATGGGCCCGCTTTTCCCGGAGGGCGGGGCAAGGATTTCAGGAGACAGACTTCAGCGGACAGAGGACAGGTGTTCAAAAATGCTCCCCCGACTGCCGGGGTAGTCCCCCTCTGTCCACTGGCATCTGAATTCTGGCCCCTGATAAGGCCGCACCCGGCTCTCCGGCAGGTCCCTTGCCCCTCCGAGGAGGGAGCGATAGCGCCTGTGTATCCGCCTGGTCAATAAAAAACGGGCCTATTTTGTCGCCGGGTGACTCCCCTTCCCCGGTGCCCGGCCCTACAGCGACCGAGGGGGATTCAAGGCGCCTCCGGCTTGAGCCGGGTCCCGGCCGGGGGTAGCATCCCCGAGGCGTCGAGCACGACCAAGGCCTGGCGTGCCTCGGCCAGGGCCCGGTCGATGGCCCCTACCTCGCGCCGGCTCAGGCGCTCACCCGGCCCGAGCTCGTGGAGACGGCGGCCTCCGGGCAGCCGGTCCGGGTGGAGCAGCAGGTCCGACAGGGCCTGGAACGCCCGGCGAGCTCCCGGCTCGGGGAGCGCGGCGAGGAGGCGCCGGCAGTTGAAGCTGTAGCAGAACACATACCGCCCCGCGCGGATCTCGCAACCCCGGGGTCCCAGGCCGAAGGGCTGGCGGGTGACCCGCCACTCCGGCGGGGGAACGAACGGCCGGCAGACCCGGTTGACCCATCGGTACCAGGGGTTGTCGAAGGTCTTCCGGCAGTACACCGGCCGGCAACAGGGCGACCGGCAGCCGGGGCAGACCCGGGCCGTGAGCCGATCGATGCGGGCCCGGAGCTCCGCCTCGAGGCGGGCGTAGGACCGGGCCGTGCGCAGGGCGGGCAAGGAGGAGAGCGGCGATGACGGCACGACGAGCACGGGGGGTCCTCGGACGGTATCGGATCGCGGCGGCGTGGCTCATGCTCTCGCTTGCGGGGTGTGCCGTCAACCCGGTGACGGGTCGGCAGCAGTTCGTGCTCATGAGCGAGGAGCAGGAGCGGAGGATGGGCGAGGATGCCTATCCGGTGTACACCCAGATGTCCGAGGGGGAGTTCCCCGATCCCGGACTCCAGCGGTACGTGGCCGAGGTGGGCAAGCGGCTGGCGGCCCTGAGTCACCGGCCGAACCTGGACTACGAGTTCAACGTGGTCAACGCTTCCGAGATCAACGCTTACGCCCTGCCCGGGGGGAAGATCTCGATCACCCGAGGGCTGCTGACCCGCATGGAGAACGAAGCCCAGTTGGCCGCCGTGCTGGGGCACGAGATCGGCCACGTGGCGGCCCGGCACCAGGCGGCCGGGTACACCCGGCAGGTGCTGGCCGGGGTGCTGACCACGGTGGGGGTGGTGGCGCTGGAGACGGCGAGGGTGCAGGGGGGGGATCTCCTTGCCCAGGGAGGGCTGCTCGCCACGAACCTGGTGCTGATGAAGTACAGCCGGGATCAGGAGCGTCAGGCCGACGAGCTGGGCATGGAGTACATGACCGCCGCGGGGTACAACCCCGAGGGCATGGTCCAGGTCATGGAGATCCTGAAGGCCACCCGCGACCGGGAGCCCTCGGCCGTGGAGGCGTTGTTCCTGAGCCACCCCCTGACCTCGGAGCGCCTGGCCCGGGCGCGGGAGGAGGCCGAGTTCCAGCCGAGGCGGCTCAAGACCCCGGAGCGGCTGCGGGCGGAGCCGTTCCGGAAGGCCACGGCCGGGCTTCGGAAGGTGGCGCCGGCCTACGCGAAGATGGACGAGGGAAGGAAGGCCCTGGCCAAGGGAAAGGCCGAGGAGGCCCTGCGCCTGCTGCGGGAGGCCACCGACATGGCCCCCGAGCACGCGCTGATCTGGGCGTTCCGGGCGGCGGCCGAGGCCAAGGCCAAGCAGACGAAAGAGGCCCTGGACTCGGCCGAGCGGGCCGTGTCGTTGGCGCCGAACCTGTTCCGGGCCCGGTTCACCGCGGGGGTGGTGGCGTTCGAGGCGGGCGAGCACGACCGCAGCCTCGAGCACCTGGCCGCGGCCGAGAAGCTCGTTCCGGGACAACCCGCGGTGGCGTTCTTCCGGGGCCGGAACTACGAGGCCCGGGGCGACCGGGACGCGGCGGCCCGGGAGTACGTGAAGGTTCTCAAGAAGGTGCGCAAGGGACCGATGGCCAAGTACTGCTTCCAGCGGCTGTCGGAGTGGGGGTACATCCGCACCCGGGGGTAGTCGGCGGGCTAGAGGCTAGAAACTAGAACCTTGGGGCCGCACCCGGCGCTCCACCAGACCCCCAACCCCGTACTCTGCAAGGGAAAGGGGGCACGGGCCTGGCAATGCTTTCGTTGGAATTCGTATTTGCCGTCGGGTCAAGAAGCCCCGGGTGCGAGAAACTCCCCCTCGAACACGGTCACGGCCGGGCCGGTCAGGAACACGTGGCCGCTCTCCTTGTCCCAACGTACCCGGAGCTCGCCCCCGTCCATGACCACCACCGCCTCCGGGCCGGTCCGTCCGGTCCAGTGGGCTGCCACCACCGCGGCCGAGGCGCCGGTGCCGCAGGCCAGGGTCTCGCCCGCGCCCCGCTCCCAGACCCGCATCCGCAGCCGATCGGGCGAGAGCACCTGCACGAACTCCACGTTGGTGCGGTTGGGAAAGAGCGGGTGGCTCTCGATGCGCGGCCCCATCTCGGCCACGGGGTAGGCGTCGGCGTCCTCCACGAACACCACGGCGTGGGGGTTTCCCATGGAGACGCAGGTCACCTTGGCGTCGGGGCCGTCCATGGGCAGCGGGTGCTCCCTCACGGGGCCCGAGGCGGACACCGGGATCCGCTCGGCGTCGAACGCGGGCCGGCCCATGTCCACCTCCACTTGGGCCCCCACGAACCGGGGAACCACGATCCCGGCCAGGGTCTCCACCCGCAGGCTCTCGCCCGACCATCCCAGGCGGTCGCGCGCGTACACGGCGAAGCAGCGGATGCCGTTTCCGCACATCTCGGCCCGGGAACCGTCGGCGTTGTAGATGTCCATCCGGAGGTCGGCCCGGTCCGAGGTCCGCACCAGCAGCACCTGGTCGCACCCGATCCCGAACCGGCGGTGGGCCATGGCCGGGGCGAGCCGCCCCCAGTCCCCCCAGTCCCGCCGGCGGCAGTCCACCACCACGAAGTCGTTGCCCAGGCCGTGCATCTTCACGAACGGGATTCGCAACGGGGGATCTCCTCTCGTGACGGTCGGGG
This is a stretch of genomic DNA from Deferrisoma camini S3R1. It encodes these proteins:
- a CDS encoding NAD(P)-dependent malic enzyme; the encoded protein is MERFYDRPPSLYYRHKYQGLIGIQSKVPIRDTSVLSRLYTPGVGACCLAVASDENESFELTSRADSIALVTDASALYGIGRVPPEAALPMLEARAVSFKTFANIDAFPFAVRAGTPDDLTEIVRLLTPTFGGVVLDDIRAPDCFSVEYRLRRALPIPVFDSDQHATGIVVAAALKNALRVVGKRLDEVKIVIAGAGASGTGTTRRLLRLGARNIVLCDTRGALYPSRLEHMNWAKMLLARRTNPEGLRGPLEEVIRGADVFIGLSAPGVLTGDMVRTMADRPVVFALALPEPEIGPDEAEGAGAAVYASGTSVFPVQIRSSTVTPGFLRGCLDVRCADINTAMLNAAVDAVASLVHDDSLSSHHILPDPLDLLVGPAIAEAVARAAVDSGMAGTAPDPGAVAERLRVFLYEGDRAWYEMGPHARVRRGVGVEEESLDLHRKYHGCVEITPKIPIRDEHIFVGLYSPKAAVEPAREIMAEPGRVYDYTAKGNLVAVVSDGSAVLGFGNIGPWAALPVMEGKAILFKTFGGVEAFPLCLATQEVDEIVRAVEALAPAFGGVNLEDISAPRCFEVEAKLRERLDIPVFHDDQHGTAVVVLAGLLNALGLTGRSLGSARIVVNGAGAAALAVTRLLLDAGAENIVVCDRTGALYRGRKKGMNPYKATVAERTNLDRIKGPLGTAIRGADVFIGLSVAGALTPEMIRTMADDPVVFALANPVPEILPPEARQAGAAVVATGRSDFPNQVNNCLAFPGIFRGALDVRARQIDEAMKIAAAHAIAEAVAPDRLAPDHIIPDAMDFSVPPRVAEAVARAARETGMARLDMDPSEVGRRLTEYIYEAQMLGSEEEAAGDAACLLGGESPPKAATPDPARGERQGGPS
- a CDS encoding M48 family metallopeptidase, producing MTARRARGVLGRYRIAAAWLMLSLAGCAVNPVTGRQQFVLMSEEQERRMGEDAYPVYTQMSEGEFPDPGLQRYVAEVGKRLAALSHRPNLDYEFNVVNASEINAYALPGGKISITRGLLTRMENEAQLAAVLGHEIGHVAARHQAAGYTRQVLAGVLTTVGVVALETARVQGGDLLAQGGLLATNLVLMKYSRDQERQADELGMEYMTAAGYNPEGMVQVMEILKATRDREPSAVEALFLSHPLTSERLARAREEAEFQPRRLKTPERLRAEPFRKATAGLRKVAPAYAKMDEGRKALAKGKAEEALRLLREATDMAPEHALIWAFRAAAEAKAKQTKEALDSAERAVSLAPNLFRARFTAGVVAFEAGEHDRSLEHLAAAEKLVPGQPAVAFFRGRNYEARGDRDAAAREYVKVLKKVRKGPMAKYCFQRLSEWGYIRTRG
- the dapF gene encoding diaminopimelate epimerase codes for the protein MPFVKMHGLGNDFVVVDCRRRDWGDWGRLAPAMAHRRFGIGCDQVLLVRTSDRADLRMDIYNADGSRAEMCGNGIRCFAVYARDRLGWSGESLRVETLAGIVVPRFVGAQVEVDMGRPAFDAERIPVSASGPVREHPLPMDGPDAKVTCVSMGNPHAVVFVEDADAYPVAEMGPRIESHPLFPNRTNVEFVQVLSPDRLRMRVWERGAGETLACGTGASAAVVAAHWTGRTGPEAVVVMDGGELRVRWDKESGHVFLTGPAVTVFEGEFLAPGAS